In a genomic window of Flammeovirga agarivorans:
- a CDS encoding ammonium transporter, with amino-acid sequence MIKLFTLILGIIMPSLCYAVESTNNSPLVNQDTLWVLVCAILVFLMQAGFKTLETGLVKKEHKAGVGAKNLLDMVAGIMGFFLIGYSFMFGESLWGFIGIDTNLMAGNHFTNGDLNVNGTVFFLFQVAFAGTALTIVSGAMSGRTGVLPYFIGSIVTAIIIYPIFGHWAWGNLLFSSNHAWLAELGFLDFAGSTVVHTLGATVGLVGMILVGPRLGRFDRKGKVLPIKVSDYSYSILGVMLLWVGWWGFNGGSTLKFDASVFEIILNTNLAAAGAGFSAFLMCYFFQDRSELIEKLMGGALTGLVAITACCNIVTPLNALIIGLLAGIIHNLSFDLILRVFKLDDPVGAIPVHGFGGIFGTLAVALFGKEELLVLPRWEQLLVQAIGIEVCIAFTVVIAFIMFKLIKVTYGLRVAPEQELEGMLIGRNMPEEFYQEEGVVKVQYVSMKVSDKGYNLINFKDFVAFNKQYREQLIQAEKVNFIDSKGKKVDNATALKQLAILLKEPLKENNLPSVG; translated from the coding sequence ATGATTAAACTATTCACCTTAATTCTAGGCATAATTATGCCCTCTCTTTGTTATGCAGTAGAATCAACGAACAACTCTCCATTAGTAAATCAAGATACCTTGTGGGTATTAGTATGTGCGATTCTTGTATTTTTAATGCAAGCAGGATTTAAAACATTAGAGACGGGTTTAGTAAAGAAAGAACATAAAGCAGGTGTTGGAGCCAAAAACCTTTTAGATATGGTAGCCGGTATTATGGGTTTCTTTTTGATTGGTTATTCTTTTATGTTCGGAGAAAGTCTTTGGGGATTTATTGGAATTGATACCAATTTAATGGCAGGGAACCATTTTACAAATGGAGACTTAAATGTTAATGGTACCGTATTTTTCTTATTCCAAGTTGCCTTTGCAGGAACAGCTTTAACTATTGTTTCTGGAGCTATGTCAGGTAGAACAGGAGTTTTACCTTATTTCATAGGTTCTATAGTGACTGCAATTATTATTTATCCAATTTTTGGTCACTGGGCTTGGGGTAACCTATTGTTTAGCAGTAACCATGCTTGGTTGGCAGAACTTGGTTTCCTTGATTTTGCTGGATCAACTGTTGTACATACATTAGGAGCAACTGTTGGTTTAGTAGGTATGATATTAGTAGGACCAAGATTAGGCCGATTTGATAGAAAAGGAAAGGTCTTACCAATTAAAGTATCTGATTATTCATACAGTATCCTTGGTGTAATGTTGCTTTGGGTAGGCTGGTGGGGCTTCAACGGAGGTAGTACATTAAAATTTGATGCTTCGGTATTCGAGATTATTTTAAATACTAACCTGGCCGCTGCAGGTGCTGGATTTTCAGCATTCTTAATGTGTTACTTTTTTCAAGATAGATCAGAGCTTATTGAAAAACTAATGGGCGGTGCACTTACAGGTTTAGTAGCCATTACCGCTTGTTGTAATATTGTGACTCCTTTAAATGCATTAATTATAGGATTGTTAGCAGGTATTATCCATAACCTTTCTTTCGATTTAATTCTTCGAGTATTTAAATTAGATGATCCTGTAGGAGCAATTCCTGTTCATGGATTCGGAGGTATCTTTGGTACTCTAGCTGTAGCACTTTTTGGTAAGGAAGAATTATTAGTTCTACCAAGATGGGAACAATTATTAGTTCAAGCAATAGGTATTGAAGTGTGTATTGCTTTTACAGTAGTAATTGCATTTATCATGTTTAAATTGATAAAAGTAACTTACGGATTAAGAGTAGCACCTGAACAAGAACTTGAAGGAATGCTTATTGGTAGAAATATGCCAGAAGAATTTTACCAAGAAGAAGGAGTTGTTAAAGTACAATATGTGTCGATGAAAGTATCTGATAAAGGTTATAACTTAATTAACTTTAAAGATTTCGTTGCTTTTAATAAGCAATACCGTGAACAATTGATCCAAGCGGAAAAGGTTAACTTTATCGATAGTAAGGGTAAAAAAGTGGACAATGCCACTGCTCTTAAACAATTGGCTATCCTTCTTAAGGAACCTTTAAAAGAAAATAATTTACCTAGCGTAGGGTAA
- a CDS encoding alginate export family protein, whose protein sequence is MKKLIYTIVLLLCAAVTEVTAQEFKLSAEIRPRSELRNGFKKLRTDTQEPAFFTEQRSRLNLDYKSDNIIMRLSLQDVRLWGSTNQIYKTDPNALTNISEAWAQYNFNEKIGVKVGRQIISYDNQRFLGGLEWAQQGRRHDAALFIYDDKASKFKFHVGLAFNQAGFEPGKLVGNDYTGVNNYKAMEYIWAHKDWETGKLSALVFNDAFQYGSTSDSVSQRQTLGLVGSKSFGGLTVAGEGYYQTGTLGMADVNAYMLDLNLTVKTKVTPITLGYQVLSGGDAESGEMKNFAPAYGTNHKFNGFMDYFYVGNAHNDKKGNSAGLQDIYLNTAFKVGKGTFKAQVHQFISAVDIYNTVEGSDSQFEKVSSNLGTEIDLIYARSLGKDASLLVGYSQMFATSSMEVLKGGNADLINNWAFVMLTFKPTLFVSKAKKEANN, encoded by the coding sequence ATGAAAAAACTAATCTACACTATTGTATTGCTATTGTGTGCAGCGGTAACAGAAGTAACAGCACAAGAATTCAAGCTCTCAGCAGAAATCCGTCCAAGATCTGAACTAAGAAATGGTTTTAAGAAATTGAGAACAGATACTCAAGAACCAGCATTTTTTACAGAACAAAGATCTCGTTTAAATCTTGATTACAAATCTGATAACATTATTATGAGATTGTCATTACAAGATGTACGTTTATGGGGATCAACAAACCAAATTTACAAAACTGATCCTAACGCTTTAACTAATATCTCTGAAGCATGGGCACAGTACAATTTCAATGAGAAAATTGGTGTAAAAGTAGGTCGTCAAATCATTTCTTATGATAACCAAAGATTTTTAGGTGGTTTAGAATGGGCACAACAAGGTAGAAGACATGATGCTGCTTTATTTATCTATGATGATAAAGCTTCTAAATTCAAATTTCATGTAGGTCTTGCATTTAACCAAGCAGGTTTCGAACCAGGTAAACTTGTAGGTAATGATTATACAGGTGTAAATAACTACAAAGCAATGGAATACATCTGGGCGCACAAAGATTGGGAAACGGGTAAATTATCAGCTCTAGTATTCAACGATGCGTTCCAATATGGATCAACTTCAGATAGTGTTTCTCAAAGACAAACTTTAGGTTTAGTAGGTAGCAAAAGCTTTGGTGGTTTAACAGTAGCAGGTGAAGGTTACTACCAAACAGGTACTTTAGGTATGGCAGATGTTAATGCTTACATGTTAGACTTAAACTTAACAGTTAAAACTAAAGTTACTCCAATCACATTAGGTTACCAAGTACTTTCAGGTGGTGATGCTGAGTCTGGTGAAATGAAAAACTTTGCTCCAGCATACGGAACAAACCACAAGTTCAATGGTTTTATGGATTACTTCTACGTAGGTAACGCTCACAACGATAAGAAAGGTAATAGTGCAGGTCTTCAAGATATTTACTTAAACACTGCATTCAAAGTTGGTAAAGGTACATTCAAAGCTCAAGTACACCAGTTTATCTCAGCAGTAGATATCTACAATACTGTTGAAGGTTCTGATTCACAATTCGAAAAAGTATCATCAAACTTAGGTACTGAGATTGACTTAATCTACGCTAGATCGTTAGGTAAAGATGCTTCATTATTAGTTGGTTACTCACAAATGTTTGCTACTTCATCAATGGAAGTATTAAAAGGTGGTAACGCTGACTTGATCAACAACTGGGCATTCGTAATGTTAACTTTCAAGCCGACACTATTCGTTTCAAAAGCAAAAAAAGAAGCTAATAACTAA
- a CDS encoding CmpA/NrtA family ABC transporter substrate-binding protein produces the protein MKKLLSRSLSTVVASVALATVMFSCGSSKTSSETQSNVTVSASKTKQLDIEKPQLTFGFIKLTDMAPLAIAKELGYFEDEGLFVTIEAQSNWKNVLDRVIDGQLDGSHMLAGQPIAAGAGFGRQADLVTSFSMDLNGNGITVSNDVWSKMKPNVPKDAEGKPVHPIKADALVPVIKEYKNEGKAFKMGMVFPVSTHNYEIRYWLAAAGVHPGYYTKENIQGQVDADVLLSVTPPPQMPATLEAGTIFGYCVGEPWNQQAVFKGIGVPVTTNYDIWKNNPEKVFVMTKEFTEKYPNTATAVTKALIRAGKWLDEPGNRAKAVGILSMPEYVGADSVVIANSMTGTFEFEKGDKRSMPDFNVFFRHNATYPFYSDGVWFLTQMRRWGQIPTAKSKGWYDETIKKIYRPDIWEKAAKLLVEEGHLSQSDIPQTDGYKAPTKDFIDGVSYDGKDPIGYINSFKIGNKDGAM, from the coding sequence ATGAAAAAGTTATTATCAAGATCACTTTCTACTGTAGTAGCGAGTGTGGCATTAGCTACAGTGATGTTTAGCTGTGGATCATCGAAAACATCGTCAGAAACACAATCAAACGTTACAGTATCAGCATCAAAGACAAAGCAGTTAGACATTGAAAAGCCACAGTTAACATTTGGCTTTATCAAGCTAACAGATATGGCACCTTTAGCCATCGCAAAAGAATTAGGTTACTTCGAAGATGAAGGGCTTTTCGTAACTATCGAAGCTCAATCTAACTGGAAAAACGTATTAGACAGAGTTATTGATGGTCAGTTAGACGGATCACACATGTTAGCAGGTCAGCCAATTGCTGCTGGTGCTGGTTTTGGTCGTCAAGCAGACTTAGTAACTTCTTTCTCAATGGACTTAAATGGTAATGGTATCACAGTATCTAATGATGTTTGGTCTAAAATGAAGCCAAATGTACCAAAAGATGCTGAAGGTAAGCCAGTACATCCAATTAAAGCAGACGCATTAGTGCCTGTAATTAAGGAGTACAAAAACGAAGGAAAAGCATTCAAAATGGGTATGGTATTCCCTGTATCGACGCACAACTATGAGATCAGATATTGGTTAGCTGCAGCAGGTGTACACCCAGGTTATTATACAAAAGAAAATATTCAAGGTCAGGTAGATGCTGATGTATTACTTTCAGTAACACCTCCACCACAAATGCCAGCAACATTAGAAGCAGGTACAATCTTCGGTTACTGTGTAGGTGAGCCTTGGAACCAACAAGCGGTATTTAAAGGAATTGGTGTTCCAGTAACTACTAACTATGATATCTGGAAAAACAACCCTGAGAAAGTATTCGTAATGACGAAAGAGTTTACTGAAAAGTACCCTAACACAGCTACTGCTGTAACTAAAGCATTAATTAGAGCAGGTAAGTGGTTAGATGAGCCAGGAAACAGAGCGAAAGCTGTAGGTATTTTATCAATGCCAGAATATGTTGGAGCTGATTCAGTTGTAATTGCAAACTCAATGACTGGTACTTTCGAATTTGAAAAAGGAGACAAGCGTTCGATGCCTGACTTCAACGTATTCTTCCGTCATAACGCAACTTATCCTTTCTATTCTGATGGTGTGTGGTTCTTAACTCAAATGAGACGTTGGGGACAAATTCCAACAGCTAAATCAAAAGGTTGGTACGACGAAACAATCAAGAAAATTTACAGACCAGACATCTGGGAAAAAGCTGCAAAATTATTGGTTGAAGAAGGTCACTTATCTCAATCTGACATCCCACAAACAGATGGTTATAAAGCACCTACTAAAGATTTTATCGATGGTGTATCGTATGATGGAAAAGATCCAATCGGTTACATCAATAGCTTTAAAATTGGTAACAAAGACGGGGCAATGTAA
- a CDS encoding ABC transporter permease has product MKEKILHLTGIQAFLTPWVNIFKGEETKKNINVLIKSYLFPLLSILLFVLVWHTGSSYLYNKEATARIEKARVEQGEAAALEIQNCIYSGDISCQPNTLPSPTKVWEAYLSLLADHKIISQKKDAFEVKVAKTNEKRIAEGKSPITYTGRPSFVDQIGTSLKTVFAGFLLAAFIAIPIGIIIGLSATLRTSFNWLIQILKPVSPVVWLLLVFMIVKTLMSDSDMDKSFMISFISVGLCSMWATLVNTSMGVSTVDKDFVNVARVLKLSIGQNIFKVVLPSSLPMIFTGLRITLSVAWMVLIAIELLAQSPGLGSFVWEEFQNGANDSNAKIIVAMFVIGLIGFMLDRIMMVIQKMMSFNKDVA; this is encoded by the coding sequence ATGAAAGAGAAAATTTTACATCTAACAGGCATTCAAGCTTTCTTAACCCCTTGGGTAAACATATTCAAAGGTGAAGAGACTAAAAAGAACATTAACGTACTTATAAAATCTTATTTATTTCCTTTACTATCTATTTTGCTATTTGTATTAGTATGGCATACAGGTTCAAGTTATCTGTATAACAAAGAAGCTACTGCAAGAATCGAGAAAGCAAGAGTAGAGCAAGGAGAAGCTGCAGCTTTAGAAATTCAAAATTGTATTTATTCAGGTGATATTAGCTGTCAGCCGAACACACTTCCTTCACCAACTAAAGTTTGGGAAGCATATCTTTCACTTTTAGCAGATCATAAGATCATCTCACAAAAGAAAGATGCTTTTGAAGTGAAAGTAGCTAAAACTAACGAAAAACGTATTGCAGAAGGAAAATCACCAATTACATACACAGGTCGTCCTTCATTTGTAGACCAAATTGGTACTAGTTTAAAAACAGTGTTTGCAGGTTTCTTATTAGCAGCATTTATTGCTATTCCGATAGGTATTATCATCGGTTTATCTGCAACATTAAGAACATCTTTTAATTGGTTGATTCAAATTTTGAAACCAGTATCACCTGTAGTTTGGTTATTACTTGTATTCATGATTGTAAAGACATTAATGTCTGATTCTGATATGGATAAGTCGTTTATGATTTCATTTATCTCTGTAGGTTTATGTTCTATGTGGGCAACTTTGGTCAACACTTCTATGGGGGTTTCTACAGTAGATAAAGACTTTGTAAATGTAGCAAGAGTATTAAAATTAAGCATCGGTCAAAATATATTTAAAGTAGTTCTTCCTTCGTCATTACCAATGATTTTTACAGGATTAAGAATTACACTTTCAGTAGCATGGATGGTATTGATTGCTATTGAGTTATTAGCTCAGTCTCCAGGTTTAGGTTCATTTGTTTGGGAAGAATTCCAAAATGGTGCAAATGATTCCAATGCAAAAATCATCGTAGCCATGTTCGTAATCGGTCTAATTGGTTTCATGTTAGATAGAATTATGATGGTAATCCAAAAGATGATGTCGTTTAACAAAGATGTAGCTTAA
- a CDS encoding ABC transporter ATP-binding protein — MAYLELRNVSKSYGSGDQKVEVLKDINLSIEEGEFVAIVGFTGSGKTTLINLINGLEFPDKGEVLLEGKPITGPGPDRGVVFQNYSLLPWLTVSQNVKLAIDEVYPSKSKEEKQELIKKYVAMVHLSHAIDKKPAELSGGMRQRVSVARALAMNPKMLLMDEPLSALDALTRGTLQEEIVNIWSEDRKTCLLITNDVDEGIVMADRIIPLNPGPQASLGPTFSVNLARPRVVAEINKMDEYKHLRNEVLEYLIEVGASRKSQKTTSYELPDLKPVMPGRIKFGFKKAKEKLQYF, encoded by the coding sequence ATGGCATATTTAGAATTAAGAAACGTAAGCAAGTCTTACGGAAGCGGAGATCAAAAAGTCGAAGTACTTAAAGATATAAATCTATCAATTGAAGAAGGTGAGTTTGTCGCTATTGTTGGATTCACTGGAAGCGGAAAAACTACTCTTATCAATTTAATCAACGGATTGGAATTCCCAGACAAAGGTGAGGTGCTTTTGGAAGGGAAGCCCATCACCGGACCAGGGCCTGATAGAGGCGTGGTTTTCCAGAACTACTCTCTATTACCTTGGTTAACAGTTTCTCAAAATGTAAAGTTAGCGATTGATGAGGTTTACCCATCTAAAAGCAAGGAGGAGAAGCAAGAGTTGATCAAAAAGTATGTAGCGATGGTACATCTATCGCATGCCATTGATAAAAAACCTGCTGAACTTTCAGGAGGTATGAGACAAAGGGTGTCAGTAGCAAGAGCTTTAGCCATGAACCCTAAAATGTTATTAATGGATGAGCCTTTATCAGCATTAGATGCTTTGACTAGAGGTACACTACAAGAGGAAATCGTTAATATCTGGAGTGAAGATCGTAAAACATGTTTATTGATTACGAACGATGTGGATGAAGGTATTGTAATGGCAGACCGTATTATTCCATTAAATCCAGGTCCACAAGCTTCATTAGGTCCAACTTTCTCAGTCAATTTAGCTCGCCCAAGAGTGGTCGCTGAGATCAATAAGATGGATGAGTATAAGCATTTAAGAAACGAAGTGCTTGAATATCTAATTGAGGTTGGTGCTTCTCGTAAATCACAAAAGACTACCTCTTATGAATTACCAGACTTAAAGCCAGTAATGCCTGGTCGAATCAAGTTTGGATTCAAGAAAGCAAAAGAAAAACTACAATACTTCTAA